Proteins found in one Streptomyces sp. NBC_00461 genomic segment:
- a CDS encoding glycoside hydrolase family 97 protein, producing MADSANRAIPEQPSTGAPGRLSRRRLLQGAAVTMGAAALGAGAAGTAAAADASVTATAPDGSNTITMSLTSGALSWSAKRKGATVVDTSTLGLKLSDGTVLGAAGTVITNYQHWTTDNTWTPVYGRNATVRDRYQEMRWNLQDTASLINFSIQIRAYPTGVAFRYVLLGKGTATVADELTTFAFPDSTLVYSARDEDLYNPVAPGSIPSTGTSTTDNGPLTDLPLTATYAGGSLIACICESSRLNFPRLMLSSVSGQPGTLAAYLMEHTARGSDTVQTTSTVTTPFATPWRAVVTGSTHAELVDNAELVLNLAPANALADTSWIKPGKAFRVQLTTAAGMAGVDFAVARGLQFIEYDGGWYGDVSSTDATKPIAAIDLPSVISYATSKGIGVILYVDRRAAGNPDSLFSLYKSWGVAGVKLGFVDDGTQAMTNQITNWARTAATYHLLIDMHDDMRPFGYERTYPNWVSMEGVRGNENFPTASHNVTLPFARNIGGPMDYTICYGQSRDRTTNVHQMAMAAVFYQPLNFLYWYDSPSKFANTSNWPGLPWFDAIPTTWDQSHALAGSIGQYAAVARRHGDTWFLGAMTNETSRTLSLPLTFLGGGTYTATVYADGTPGTSAYQTPVVVSTRTVTSATTLNVAMAPAGGQAIILKPS from the coding sequence ATGGCAGATTCAGCGAACCGCGCCATACCTGAACAGCCGTCGACCGGCGCCCCGGGACGGCTCTCGCGGCGTCGACTCCTCCAGGGCGCCGCCGTCACCATGGGAGCCGCGGCGCTGGGTGCCGGCGCCGCCGGGACGGCCGCGGCGGCCGACGCCTCGGTCACCGCGACGGCCCCCGACGGCAGCAACACCATCACGATGTCGCTGACTTCGGGCGCGCTCAGCTGGTCGGCGAAGCGAAAAGGCGCGACGGTGGTCGACACTTCGACTCTCGGCCTCAAGCTGAGCGACGGGACGGTGCTCGGCGCCGCCGGCACGGTGATCACCAACTACCAGCACTGGACCACCGACAACACCTGGACTCCGGTGTACGGCCGCAACGCGACCGTCCGCGACCGGTACCAGGAGATGCGCTGGAACCTCCAGGACACCGCCTCGCTGATCAACTTCAGTATCCAGATCCGCGCCTACCCGACCGGCGTCGCCTTCCGGTACGTGCTGCTCGGCAAGGGCACCGCCACCGTCGCCGACGAGCTGACCACGTTCGCCTTCCCCGACAGCACCCTGGTCTACAGCGCGCGTGACGAGGACCTCTACAACCCGGTCGCGCCCGGCTCGATCCCCTCCACGGGCACCTCGACCACGGACAACGGCCCGCTGACCGACCTGCCGCTGACCGCCACCTACGCCGGCGGCAGCCTGATCGCCTGCATCTGCGAATCCTCCCGTCTCAACTTCCCGCGCCTGATGCTCAGCTCCGTGTCCGGGCAGCCGGGCACCCTCGCCGCCTACCTGATGGAGCACACCGCCCGCGGTTCGGACACGGTCCAGACGACCTCGACGGTCACCACGCCGTTCGCCACGCCCTGGCGGGCGGTAGTGACCGGCTCCACCCACGCCGAACTGGTCGACAACGCCGAGCTGGTGCTCAACCTGGCCCCCGCGAACGCGTTGGCCGACACCTCGTGGATCAAGCCCGGCAAGGCCTTCCGTGTACAGCTGACCACCGCCGCCGGGATGGCGGGCGTCGACTTCGCCGTGGCTCGCGGCCTGCAGTTCATTGAGTACGACGGCGGCTGGTACGGCGACGTCAGCAGCACCGACGCGACGAAGCCGATAGCGGCCATCGACCTGCCCTCGGTCATCTCCTACGCCACGAGCAAGGGCATCGGCGTCATCCTCTACGTCGACCGCAGAGCGGCGGGCAACCCCGACAGCCTGTTCAGCCTCTACAAGAGCTGGGGCGTCGCAGGGGTCAAGCTCGGATTCGTCGACGACGGCACCCAGGCGATGACCAACCAGATCACGAACTGGGCCAGGACGGCAGCCACGTACCACCTGCTGATCGACATGCACGACGACATGCGGCCGTTCGGCTACGAACGGACGTACCCGAACTGGGTCAGCATGGAGGGCGTGCGCGGCAACGAGAACTTCCCGACCGCGAGCCACAACGTGACCCTGCCGTTCGCCCGGAACATCGGCGGCCCGATGGACTACACCATCTGCTACGGCCAATCGCGGGACCGGACCACCAACGTCCACCAGATGGCCATGGCGGCGGTCTTCTACCAGCCGCTGAACTTCCTGTACTGGTACGACTCGCCGTCCAAGTTCGCCAACACGTCCAACTGGCCGGGGCTGCCATGGTTCGACGCCATCCCCACCACCTGGGACCAGAGCCACGCCCTCGCCGGGTCGATCGGCCAGTACGCCGCCGTCGCCCGCCGCCACGGCGACACCTGGTTCCTCGGGGCGATGACCAACGAGACGTCCCGGACCCTGTCGCTCCCGCTGACGTTCCTGGGCGGCGGAACATACACGGCGACCGTCTACGCCGACGGCACCCCGGGCACCAGCGCGTACCAGACGCCGGTCGTGGTCAGCACCCGGACGGTCACCTCGGCCACCACGCTGAACGTGGCGATGGCTCCCGCGGGCGGCCAGGCGATCATCCTCAAGCCGAGCTGA